From one Thermodesulfobium sp. 4217-1 genomic stretch:
- a CDS encoding flavodoxin family protein — protein sequence MSKNILVLTGSPRRKGNSDLLADAFIDGAKSAGHSIVKFETAEKNIEGCKACNKCFTKDRACFFSDDFNELAPIVMNSDLLVISTPLYWFSYPSKLKAAIDKFYSFLIGNVKLQVKESLLIVCGAAENQKEFQGIVKSYELIADYMKWTSKGAITIMGMHEKDDVLKTDWLKKIEEVGKNI from the coding sequence ATGTCTAAAAACATACTTGTTTTAACGGGTAGCCCCAGAAGAAAGGGAAACAGCGATCTTTTAGCGGATGCTTTTATAGATGGAGCAAAAAGTGCAGGACACAGCATAGTGAAATTTGAAACTGCAGAAAAAAATATAGAGGGTTGCAAAGCCTGCAATAAGTGTTTTACAAAAGATAGGGCGTGCTTCTTTTCGGATGATTTTAATGAACTGGCTCCCATAGTTATGAATTCTGATTTATTAGTAATCTCTACTCCTTTATATTGGTTTTCATACCCATCTAAGCTGAAGGCTGCAATTGATAAATTCTATTCATTTCTTATTGGCAATGTTAAGCTGCAGGTAAAAGAGAGCTTGTTAATTGTTTGCGGTGCTGCAGAGAATCAAAAAGAATTTCAAGGAATTGTTAAATCATACGAATTAATAGCTGACTACATGAAATGGACCAGCAAAGGCGCAATAACAATAATGGGGATGCACGAAAAGGACGATGTGTTAAAAACTGATTGGCTAAAAAAAATTGAAGAAGTTGGAAAAAATATTTAA
- the wrbA gene encoding NAD(P)H:quinone oxidoreductase yields MSKILVVYYSLYGHIHELAEAIGSGASSVEGVKVSIKRVPETLSDDVIEKMGAKEIQQKIKSSIPEASLDDLTNADAVIFGTPTRFGNMCAQMKSFLDSTGGVWARGELFGKVGSVFASSNTQHGGQESTILTFMPYLFHQGMIVVGLPYLFKGQTIMDQITGCSPYGASCVAGENSSRNVSKNELDGAFFQGKYVALVTNDIYKNRERNFNSLISLNN; encoded by the coding sequence ATGAGTAAGATATTAGTTGTTTATTATTCTTTATACGGTCACATCCACGAGCTTGCTGAAGCTATTGGAAGCGGGGCTAGCAGTGTAGAGGGAGTAAAGGTATCTATAAAAAGAGTGCCAGAAACACTTTCAGACGATGTAATAGAAAAAATGGGGGCAAAGGAGATACAACAAAAAATAAAAAGCTCTATTCCTGAAGCATCATTGGATGATTTAACCAACGCTGACGCAGTAATATTTGGAACCCCTACAAGATTTGGAAATATGTGCGCACAAATGAAGTCATTTTTAGACAGCACGGGTGGAGTATGGGCAAGGGGAGAGCTTTTTGGAAAAGTTGGCAGCGTATTTGCATCCTCAAACACCCAGCATGGCGGGCAAGAATCTACCATTCTTACCTTCATGCCATATTTATTTCACCAAGGAATGATAGTAGTAGGGTTGCCATATCTTTTTAAGGGTCAAACTATTATGGACCAGATCACAGGTTGCTCACCATATGGCGCATCTTGTGTCGCTGGTGAAAATTCATCAAGGAATGTATCTAAAAATGAGCTTGATGGTGCATTTTTTCAAGGCAAATATGTAGCACTCGTTACAAATGATATTTATAAAAACAGAGAGAGAAATTTTAACTCGTTAATTTCACTGAATAATTAA